The genome window TGCTGACTCCCCCCACGGATATACCCTTTGACGTATCTCTGTGATCTGCCATTTCCCCGCCACCTTGAAACACCCTTAAGAGACTCAAAGCGAACCTTGGTCGCTGCATCTAAGCTTAAGTCTTGGCGTTGCCATCTTgtatttcctcttcattttttttcatttttctAGCCATCCATTCCCACAGGCACGGGATAGGGTGGTGCGCCGCGGCCCCCCCTTTACACTGATCCAAAACAGAACCGGCTTAGTGCATCCTGCTTACCTTCCTCAGTTGGCTTGGAGCCCACCGCCCCCCTTTAAGATGATTCCCATCCTGGAGTAGTGCGACTGGAGTCGATGTACCTTAATGGAGTAGGTGCACTTGACTCCAAAAGTACTCTCACTAGTTACTGGTTACAGGTGTACGGCCAGTGGCTACTCCCTAGCCTAACAAATTGATGGTCGGAAACTGTCGCAAAATGAAGCTGAGGAAGCCTAGGTAGTTCTGCTCCATACTCCGTTACTATTCTGTAACCCCCATCAGACCCAGGTGGTACCTATTCTCTGTGTTCTCTCTGTCTGGTGGGAACCCACATCTTCCCCTCCCCTTTCTTTTGGTCTTCCCGTCCCAGCCTGTAGACCTAGGAGTTGGGACTCACTCATCCGCGATTTATCTGATTAAAAATGATATTTCTAGCGTCCGATTTTGAACAGTCCAGTCTGCGAGCTGTTATGCACATACTTGGTTCCGATCACGGAGTTTCAGGCGTCTCCTTTTTTATTCTCTCACCCCTTCCTAGGTACCATTTTGCTTATTTTCAGTCctattttctttgtctttaAAACTGGTATGGTATTGGGCTTTGTCGCATTATTCGAATCTTATATGATTGCCTTCAagatgaaagaagaaaaagaagcagtTTTATTAGGAGAGCTAATGCTAATCTATAATtaaagacgatgaagaagtgTTTAATCTTATTAGGTGAATTTTACTTTGCTAGTACTAACTTGCACACAGTAATCGAAAGGGTTAGGAAATCAAGATTGAACTATTAAATTTGAATAAATAAAAatgaagataaaaaaaaataaaaataaaaataaagaggggaaacaaaggaaaatgaattataaaagaagaaaaagggaaaaaggaaaaaagggaaaacagGACCCATCGAAACCTTGAGGGTCACCCAAGGAACTGGTTCCCATTTGGAGATTCAGCATTTCCCACTTAGCAATTAGTGGATTCATTTTTGGTACTCTGTAATTTACTTTACTCAGAAATATTATCATTTTATTTTGTTCACACTGGGGCCGTTTCGTAGCCTAAGCAGCCCAAGTAACGATCTGCAACCGTCTCCGACGGGACGTCGTCAGTGGCACtagcaccagcaccaacacGGCAACGCCAGggcttgcctttgtctctgtGGTCCATCACTGCTCATGCTGAGATTCTGTGTTTGTTCATAAGCTTCGCCGATCCCCTTCGGGTCCTTCCCCAGactgtcttttcttctctcctatCTGTCGGGTTCAAAGGCCTAatattccatcttcatcctcaatcTTCCTACTGTCGTACCTGGGAACAAACGCAGATTATCACCCTTCTGGTCATTGTCCTGCCTTAGGGTGCAGAAGAAAACCCCCGACACCCGCGCATTCTCTCATTAAACTGCCTACCTTGCGCCAGAGCATAGGCCGCGCTGAACGATCGCCCTCAAGCtctcatctgctcccttcatctccaccatACGCAGTTCCTCAACACACTTGAACCGTGGATCTACCAACTTCTCTACTGTTTCATCGCTTTTGTCACTTTGCGACGTCTTTGAGTTAAAACATAGGAACACATACACCTAGCCTCCATGACGATGGTCATTGAGAACCAGAACCGCCAATATGGTGGGATGAGTTTCGACAGTGTCTACTCTCATAATGTAGCACATCACGCACCCCAATTCACTGACCCTTGGACTTCTGCACACACGTCTTCCCACTCGACTCCTCCAGTGTACGCAACTTCCATGGGAATCAATCATACGAAGCCAGAGGAAGTGAGCAGACCTACGTTGTCCATGCCATACTCGAGCGTTCCTGTCTCCGCACCCTCGATGGTCACAAGCGGTAACTTCTCAACAGCCCCCACGGGCTACTCCGGGGCGGAGGTGATAGGTCTGCAGCATGATATGCCTCGCACAACTTTCGAACAAGCTCCTACCTACACCACAGCCTCGTCAATGAGCAGTTTCACGCCTGCAACTTATGCGCCGATCAGCTATGCTCCCCCTCTCGCTCATCCTCACCCAGACAGTCGCCGTGTTTCACATGTGTAAGCTTGCGACTTCTTTCTTCGACCGGACATAAAAGCACAAGCCGCTAACAAGTTCCTTCCATTCCAGCGATCCTCGTGGTAACCATTCACAGCCTCCGTCGGGCCCTACATTTGGTGATGCTCTTGATGCTAGTCGTGGAATGGTCGCGCTCAGCCAGGATTTGACACCTCGCAACATCTATGCTCCTCGTGCCCGGGGGTCTGGGGACTCGTACGGATTTCCTGCGGCCCATTCGTCCGggtcatccatctcctcgggGGGGAATTACCCCTACTACAGTGCATCTGTTGCTTCAGTTGAGTCGTCTGTCACGGATTACAGTTCCACAACATCAGAGTCGTATGAGAATGGTCATCTGTCGCGAACACTACCTCGCCCGTCGAACCTCTTGTCTGGGAGTGCTCCTCCCGGCCCACAATCTATGATGAGCCAATTCAGCTCGAAGATGCCATCCAACAcacagaagaagcacaagtGCAAGGTGTGCGATAAGCGGTTCACGCGCCCATCGTCACTACAAACGCATATGTACAGTCACACTGGGGAAAAACGTAAGTACTTTGTGATATTTCTCGTTGAAGCCTTCGGTACTGACTTTGAAACTAGCGTTTGCATGTGACGTTGAAGGGTGTGGAAGGCACTTCTCTGTTGTCTCGAATCTCCGTCGGCACAAGAAGGTCCACAAGGGTGAAAAAGAAAACGTATCtggtggcgaggaggagtagAAAGCCCGTTCTCTACTCTGCACCCGAAGACCGATGCCTTTCCCCTTTCTGTGCCATTTGATGGATGCCAGATCATTCAGTGCTTGGGTTATCGCGCTGAGCGGACGTCCAAACCACCTTCCCACCAATTTGGTGGGCTCTCGTCCCTTGTACAATAAATTCATCCCTCGCTGCTTTTGCTACTTTTTCCcgttttttctttttcttttttacaTTTCCCTTCTGATCTCTGCTAGGCCAGAGAATTGATACCCCTTTTCTTATTTTCGTGTTAAATCATGGATGGGCAGGACACGGTACAGGGACTTTGGGAGTTTTCACATTTGATGAACGCTATATTCCCACGTCATGATCATAGAGGTACCGGTTGTTTTCCTGGTTGATGCTTGTTTTTTGTTTCCATTCTATTCTCTCGCTAGATCACtttgttttctctttttttccgTCTCCACCCTTTCTTTTTACCCTCGTATTATGAGGGGTTTACTGCATTTCCCCGGCGCGCAACTGCGCCCGGGAAATTATCGCACCAGGCCTTcgttttcttccctttcttcccCCATCTAAAGGCATTGGTCCTTATTCGATTCGTTTCagaaatttttttttttggttaTTTATTGTTTCCCGCTTCAGTCACTTGTTCTGCGTCGATACGTCGACTATCCCTTCACCGAGGAGGCATTGATGGTGGGGAAAAGACTTGGGCTGATGCCCGTTGCAATTGGGCGGAGCATTTTTGAAAAAGGAACGCAGGCAGTGTGGCTTTCATGTTTTTTCGAATGTCTGGAGTCATCTTGTGTGGAGTTTGTTACAGCATGGACATCATCCAGTGTCATTTACGGTCGCTACCTACGTACTATACCATCTACCTACAACTATTGCCTAATATACACATCCTGGAAATACATCAACGTGCGTGTCCGTGTGTCTCAAGATTGAAATGTGGGACCGTGTACTGTTTTATGTATATAGCCCATCTCACCACGAATACAATCGCACATGTGAGTATAATCAAACAAGTGTAACACTCGCAGTGGCAATGAGTAATTCATAATCATAATCAAACAGTAGCCAGCCAAGCACGCCATGGCTTCAAAAGTGGAGATGCCGTTGAATAGAATTTCAGAACAATCCAATGATAAAATCTAATCCGCATCACTGGTTACAAAAAGTAATAGTACCCAATATCCGCGATACGACATGGTCAGGGCCTTTTGTCAAAGGAGATACCTATCTATGCCTGTGATGTAACCGCCCCTCCTTCCAAAAATAAAACATACACGCGTCCCGGAATTCCCACCCCAGAAATCTCCGCAACTTAtattgctgttgctgctgctatTCGCTAGCACTTACTAAGGGACATACCAGGAAATGGAGCCAGGGTCCAGCACTGCCGCGATTGACTGGCAAGTTGCAAGGAGATTCTGGGTAGAATGAGGATGAGTAAGCTGCGTGTATATGTCAACAGCTCATTCTTGTGGTACTAATCTTGCTCCATTTCACCACTCTGCAATAGGACTAATTGTCTGCTGGGACCTCTCAGAGCCCGAGGATAATTAGATTGTGACACGGAAACCGCACAAACAGATGAAGACTTGGATGGAGATTTGCTAAGCCTTAAGAGTGCTGTCGGATGATGTCATGTGCGGGAGTAGGTTCCGAT of Aspergillus fumigatus Af293 chromosome 2, whole genome shotgun sequence contains these proteins:
- the flbC gene encoding C2H2-type zinc finger protein, which codes for MTMVIENQNRQYGGMSFDSVYSHNVAHHAPQFTDPWTSAHTSSHSTPPVYATSMGINHTKPEEVSRPTLSMPYSSVPVSAPSMVTSGNFSTAPTGYSGAEVIGLQHDMPRTTFEQAPTYTTASSMSSFTPATYAPISYAPPLAHPHPDSRRVSHVDPRGNHSQPPSGPTFGDALDASRGMVALSQDLTPRNIYAPRARGSGDSYGFPAAHSSGSSISSGGNYPYYSASVASVESSVTDYSSTTSESYENGHLSRTLPRPSNLLSGSAPPGPQSMMSQFSSKMPSNTQKKHKCKVCDKRFTRPSSLQTHMYSHTGEKPFACDVEGCGRHFSVVSNLRRHKKVHKGEKENVSGGEEE